A stretch of DNA from SAR202 cluster bacterium:
ATGGGCGGCAGTGCCCTAGGCCCCGACGTCCTCCAGCGCACCCTCGGCCCCACACCGGGCTTCCCCCAACTCCTCGTCCTCGACTCCACCGTCCCCGCAGCTATTAAGGCAACCCTCGATATCATAGAACCTTCCCGAACCCTCTTCCTCGTATCCTCCAAGTCGGGCACTACACTGGAAACCCTTACCATCTACAGCTTCTTCCGCGCTAAAGTCGAGGAATCCGTAGGCAAAGCTGACGCTGGCAAACACTTCGTCGCTATCACCGACCCCGGCACGCCCCTGGTCTCCCTTGCCGACGAACAAAACTTCCGCCGCGCCTTCCTCAACCCCCCAGACATCGGCGGGCGATATTCCGTCCTCTCCTACTTCGGCCTCGTCCCTGCCGCCCTCGCCGGCTACAACCTGGAACGCCTCCTGGACCAGGCCGACACCATGCGCCGCGCCACCGGCGCCGATGTCCCCGCCGACGCCAACCACGCCGCCTGGCTCGCCGCCCTCATGGCCGCCTTGTCGATGCAAGGCCGCGACAAGCTCACCCTGGTGGCCTCGCCCTCCATAGAACCCTTCGGCCTGTGGATCGAGCAGATGCTCGCGGAGAGTTCCGGCAAGGACGGGAAGGGCATTATCCCCGTCACCGGCGAGCCCCTGATGCCTCCCGCCGTCTACTCCGACGACCGCTTTTTTATTAACCTCAGGTCCGGCCCTGACGACACCGCCTCCAGCCGCGCCCTGCAATCCCTTGCCCGCGCAGGCCACCCCATAGCCACCCTAGACATCCCTGACCCCTACGCCCTGGGCGCCGAGTTCTTCTGCTGGGAGCTTGCCACCGCCATCGCCTGCGCCCTCCTCAGCGTCCACCCCTTTGACCAGCCCAACGTCCAGCAGGCCAAGGACATGGCTAACCGCCTGCTCAAAGAAGGGTCTAATCGGGATATGCCTTCAACTACGCCTGGCGCTTCCTCAGTCCAGTCGCTGCTGCAAAACGTCTCCCCCGGCGACTATCTAGCCATCCTGGCCTACCTCCCTGCCTCTCCTCCCGTCCACTCGGCCCTCACCGTCATCCGTCGCCGCATCACCGAGAAATATCGAATCGCCACCTGCCTCGGCTACGGCCCCTCCTACCTACACTCCACCGGCCAGCTTTACAAAGGCGGCCCCCCCCGAGGGCCGATTCCTCTTCATCACCGCCGGCGACGACCAGGACCTCTCCATCCCGGGCCGGGACTACACCTTCGGCGACTTAGCCAGCACCCAGGCCCTCGG
This window harbors:
- a CDS encoding glucose-6-phosphate isomerase, with the protein product MCPNPSPMITKRAPYNLRLGPHRPAVDKALAQIHRQRLIQRIWDEDHTVWRHDPTEIADRLGWLTVTDAMWPQVRSLETFALAVREEGIQHVVLLGMGGSALGPDVLQRTLGPTPGFPQLLVLDSTVPAAIKATLDIIEPSRTLFLVSSKSGTTLETLTIYSFFRAKVEESVGKADAGKHFVAITDPGTPLVSLADEQNFRRAFLNPPDIGGRYSVLSYFGLVPAALAGYNLERLLDQADTMRRATGADVPADANHAAWLAALMAALSMQGRDKLTLVASPSIEPFGLWIEQMLAESSGKDGKGIIPVTGEPLMPPAVYSDDRFFINLRSGPDDTASSRALQSLARAGHPIATLDIPDPYALGAEFFCWELATAIACALLSVHPFDQPNVQQAKDMANRLLKEGSNRDMPSTTPGASSVQSLLQNVSPGDYLAILAYLPASPPVHSALTVIRRRITEKYRIATCLGYGPSYLHSTGQLYKGGPPRGPIPLHHRRRRPGPLHPGPGLHLRRLSQHPGPRRPGRPPGPRPPHRPYPPPPR